Proteins from one Hydrogenivirga caldilitoris genomic window:
- a CDS encoding metallophosphoesterase family protein: MKISRRQLIKVSAKAGMAAFTASALSPLMGVVNVVEAKSSRKSKISPFNFVVIGDTHLYEMPDHRFDKTFSRAINDILNMNPKPDFVLFIGDLAQFGKVAELEKGKRFLDKLDKAGIKYFIIPGEHDWYLDMGETWRKMFGKPYWSFNHRGVHFIGMNSILVRDYWTARNMSPEERMLAIAELECHICGLWGVREEQLEWLERDVKNLSPDTPVVVFTHSPLWNYYPRWNFQTEDAPQIREILSKFEKVIAIHGHVHQVVYNKTGNMVHIGNLATAWPWPYPPVELPYPKIRMLRVDPGDIYDGVGFASTYIDDTFLGKMRYHTWAELIPDDLKDGVPL, from the coding sequence ATGAAGATAAGCAGGCGTCAACTCATCAAGGTATCAGCAAAAGCTGGTATGGCAGCATTCACCGCTTCTGCCCTATCACCGCTTATGGGTGTGGTGAATGTGGTGGAGGCAAAAAGCTCCAGAAAGAGCAAGATAAGCCCCTTTAATTTTGTGGTAATAGGGGACACTCACCTCTATGAAATGCCCGACCACAGGTTTGATAAAACCTTCTCCAGAGCTATTAACGACATACTTAATATGAACCCTAAGCCAGACTTCGTCCTCTTTATAGGAGACCTTGCCCAATTCGGGAAGGTAGCTGAACTTGAAAAGGGAAAAAGGTTCTTGGATAAGCTTGATAAAGCCGGCATAAAGTACTTCATAATCCCTGGCGAGCATGACTGGTACCTTGACATGGGGGAGACCTGGAGAAAGATGTTTGGAAAACCATACTGGAGCTTTAATCACAGAGGGGTTCATTTCATAGGTATGAACTCCATACTGGTGAGAGACTACTGGACTGCACGGAATATGTCTCCCGAAGAGAGGATGCTTGCCATAGCAGAACTTGAATGTCATATATGCGGGCTGTGGGGTGTAAGGGAAGAACAGCTTGAGTGGCTTGAAAGAGATGTTAAAAACCTCAGCCCAGATACACCTGTTGTTGTGTTCACCCACTCACCTCTCTGGAATTACTACCCAAGGTGGAACTTTCAGACGGAGGACGCCCCACAGATTAGGGAGATCCTTTCCAAGTTTGAAAAGGTGATAGCCATCCACGGACACGTCCATCAGGTTGTCTACAACAAAACAGGAAACATGGTCCACATAGGAAACCTTGCAACAGCTTGGCCCTGGCCCTACCCACCTGTTGAACTTCCCTATCCCAAGATAAGGATGCTTAGGGTTGACCCAGGTGATATATACGATGGTGTTGGCTTTGCAAGCACTTACATAGACGATACCTTCCTGGGAAAGATGAGGTATCACACCTGGGCTGAGCTTATACCTGACGATTTGAAGGATGGTGTTCCACTTTGA